cacccacCTAGGATGTGGCAAAAACAAGTGCTGTTGCCCCCTCCacctggaaggggcgggggaaggaaacTGAACAGAAGTCTACCAGGAGACTGCTCTAactactgagctatgggatattctaaCACAGGGCTCCCTTAGTCTCTTCTGCTGAAGCTtttccactgtgaataaatactCATACTATGAGATGAGAGTGAGAATGATTctgtagcctggtgattagggcaccTGCCTGCTGAGTGGGAGAGCCAGTGTCCAGccccctttctgaaatgaatGCTTTGTTCCCCCCAGGTTTGTGACTCACTCTAGGGCTCTggcaggagataggcatctgAATGCATATAGCGAGGCAGCATTATGCATACTCAGGCCTGGACTACACGGAGGGGTgaggggggatcgatctaaattatgcaacttctgctacgtgaataacgtagctgaagtcaacgtacttagacctattcaccgcagtgtcttcactgcggtgagtcgacggctaccgctcccccgtcaactctgcctgcgcctctcgcggcggTGGTGTActgggagagcgcttgggggtcgatttaCCGTGTTTAGattagacgcaataaatcgacccccgttggatcaatcactgcccgctgatccggtgggtagtatagacataccctcagaggcaGAACCATAGGCACCTATGGAACCTTTTACCctaaaaagttaaaagaatgaggattacttgtggcaccttaaaacaaatttatttgagcataagctttcgtgggctaaaacccacttcatcggatgcatgccatctgatgaagtgggttttagcccacaaaagcttatgctcaaataaatttgttagtctctaaggtgccacaagtactcctcgttctttttgctgatacagactaacacggctactgctctgaaacctaaaaagtTAGACACTGAGTGAGTCTAAGTGCCTACagcattcagtgggagttttgtgaatcacggtggagcctaaaactgggatttaggaaTCTATACTCCACACTGAAGTGCCTAAGTCTGGGGTCTAAGAGCTTAAGTATCTTGTAAACCCCAGCTCAGTTATTTCAAGATCTCTTTATGTGATGTATCCATATGCATCCATCTAGATGTACGTTAAGGATAGTACATGAGACATTTCTAACATACATCAAGATATTCTGATTAGGGCTTTTATGGTAAAcattttggccaagattttcaaaaatagcagCTTAATTTATATTTAGACACCTTAAGTTTACAGGACCTGTTGGATGCACAGTATTTTTGAAATCAGGCCACTTgagtgcttaaatatggatttaggagtctgAAATTAGcctcctattttttttaaaagaacttgcCCTTTTTTACTTTTCATATTATTTGTCAGTCTGAATGTACTATTCTAATTATTttatgaaaacaaaggaaaatcccAATTCCCTCTCAACTTAATCCCAGGATTTGGTGACATTGTGGAAACCCACTAGAACAAATGTAGAGTTGTTTGTGATGCTGTATTTTTCTGTTATTCTAGTCAAGAAAATCTAGATGACAAAGGACTATACTAAAGAAATAATGAACATCAGAAATAAAGCCAAATCCGGTTTTCAGTAAACAGCCCAAGTAAATGGATGGGtgcatatttatattaaaaaatcatAATTATTATAAAATTCTGTTACAATAATTAGTTCAATCTCCTAATGTTAAACAACATGTTGCTTCATATGGTTTCCACACTTACAATTTTTCAGTTTCTGAAGAGATACAAGAAAGGAATCAATGATCCATTCATCCCACAATGTCTGAAAATTTATCaacaagcaggaaggaaaagaatgaGGATGAAGTCACAGCTGGCCTAAATACTGAAGGACTGAACAAAAGCCCTCAAGAATTTTCTGAAAGTGATGCTAGGAAAGACTCATTACAATCAATAGAGAATCTTGAAATGGCTGGAAAATCATCAACAAGGTCTCTCGAAAAAAAGGATGAACTCAGAATTGGCCTAAATACTGAAGGACTGAATGAAATTCCACATGAAGTTACTGAAGCAGATGCCAGTAAAGACATCTTACAATCATTTGAGAGTTTTCAAATTATTGAAGGATTATCAACAAGTAtgtcaaatgaaaaagaagaCTATGAAAACATAGCTGATTGTCGTGATGATGGAATGATGGTACTCCCCCAAGAAGTTTTTGAAACAGATTCCAAAAGAGAGACAATACAATCAGCGGAAAACTTGGAAATAGATGAAGTATTCTCAACAAGTGTATTGCCTGAAAAAAAGAGTGATGAATTCCCAGCTGATCTAAATGCTGAAGGGCTGATGGAACTCTCTCAGAAGATCTCTGAAAGAGATGTGGGAAAAGACACATTATGCTCACTAGAAAATCTTGAAGTGTTTCAAAAATTATCAACAAGTGTGTTACAGGAAACAGGGGATGATGAAATCACAACTGATTTAAATGCTGAAGAACTAAACCAAATCCCTCAAGAAACTGTTGAAGGAGATGCTAAAAGAAATCAATTACAATCAGAAGAGAATCCTGAAATAGCTGAAAAGGTATCAACACATATATTGCATGCGGGAAAACAtgaggaatttatggttaaactAAATGCTAAAGGACTAAGGGAAATCCCTCAAGTAGTTTTTGAAAtacaaactttaaaatatttgcatttaaacaATAATGAAATCAAAACTTTATATAAAAATCTAGGTAATTTGACAAACCTGGAAATACTGTCCATTGAAGGAAATGGATTGATAGCATTGCCACCTGAAATTTCCCTACTTCACAAACTGAGAGTTTTGAACATCAGTCACAACCAGTTATCATGTCTCCCTAAAGAGTTATCAAAGCTTGTAAATATTAAGCAACTTTTTGTCAGTCACAATAACATTGAAGAATTTCCAGCTGCCTTGGAAGGCCTTGAAACCTTGGAAATTTTAGATCTTGctgtaaataatttaaaaacgCTGCCAGAAAACATGGTTAGCATGAAAAATTTGAATGTACTCAACCTTGATTCCAATCAGATCTTAATATTCCCAAAGGTCCTCTGCTACCTTCCAAATCTAATCAAACTCAGCATTTCGGGGAACCTGATTCAGGGCTTACCTAAGGACATTAAAGAGCTCAGGAGATTACAGGTACTTTCAGTGAATCACAATAAACTTATATTTCTGCCTGTGCAGCTTTTTCAACTGGCAAAACTACAAAAACTCAGGCTAGATGATAACAAGTTGGACGTTCTTTCAGACAAAGTTGAGAATTTGCAAGAACTTAGAGTTCTTAGTCTTGCCAACAATTTATTtagaaacatttcagagaatCTTTGCAATTGTACAATGCTGGAACGTCTTATTCTTCGTGGCAATCAGCTAACACACCTTCCTAATAGGATGCACAGACTTAAACATTTAAGGGAACTTTGCATAAGTAGAAATCAAATGGATAACCTAGATGAACAAATATCACGTATTAAAGACCTCTCCATTATTGAAGCTTCTGGAAATGCATTAACGTGCATTCctgttgaaataaaaaattgcatGCAGATAATTAAAGTCGACTTGAGCTATAACAAACTTCCTCAGTTTCCAGTTGGATTGTGTGCACTGGTTGCGCTTAAAATCTTAAACCTCAGTGGAAACTATATTTCAgaaataataactgaaatttcTTTTATTGAAAATTTGGAGCACCTAGAATTAAGTAGGAACAAACTGTCATCTTTTTCTGAACACTTGTGCAGACTTACAAAActaatttatttagatttaagtgaaaatgaaataaatagcATTCCAAAAGAGGTATCTAATATGAAGTATCTCCAGGTACTTCTTTTATACCACAACAAATTTGTCTCATTTCCCAGGGAACTGTGTGCTTTAAATAGTTTACAGACACTTGATCTTTCAGAGAATCAAATACAGTGCATTCCCTCAGATATTTGTAATCTGCAAGTGATCAAAGATTTAAATTTGTCAAACAATCAGTTAGTATCTTTTCCATCTGAAATATGTCATCTTTCATCACTGGAGAAACTCAAGTTGTGCCAAATAAACGGATTGAAGGTAAGAGGACATTGTTTTCtttaggccaaaaaaaaaaaatcctagttgTCATACAAATTTCTGTACTGAAAATTTATTAATAGTAGAATTTCTTCTAAGGGGCTGAAAGGGTTTTTGTAATGCACCTACAGTTAGCAAAGAACAGGAACAGTCTGTAAAGGGGCTAAAATGTAACATAAATGGAATTGGCTACTGACTGAAAATGTCTTTTGTAACATTTTGGTTATGAATTGATTAAAATATTCTCAGTAATGCAAATATATATGATGATctttcaatgaaatttcattAGAAAGATTAGgtctgattctgacctcacatTTATGTAATTCAGGAATCTCTCAGTTTGTCAATTTTGATAAAAACTGAATCAGGTTGATCAGCAATAATCTAAGTATATTCTATTCCTGTTGCACCTGCAGTTTGGACTCAGGGGCCTCCTATTCTGATGAGGATTGATAAGCAAAATAACCAATCAGAATTATGCAAATAATCCCACTTCCAGGAATCTTCTGTGTGAAAGGAATAAAACCTTACAATTTCTATTCTGTGTGTTGAAACAGGATTTAGACAACCACAATATTTATCACTGCAGTCTCACTCATTTCAGCACAGATAGTTACACAGGATATTTTACTTATAATAGAGAAAATTGCCTCAGACTTCTGAAGTCTAATTTTCTGGACTGCTTGTTTCTTTTGTGCTAAGGAGCAGAACTAAGAAATTCTCTACTAAAAAATCTGTCTACCTTCTCTTCAGACTAAAATAGCACATGAGTAGTTGTCATGGAGAGAAGTTAGCACTGTGACACTCTACCACCAATGGAAATTGAAACAAACACTGTTATTGTTTCTGAAGCAAGCCCTTCCTTCTCATAACCCAGCACTTATAAATTTAAAGTGTAAGGAAACGCAATCCTTTGCCGAAAAACTGCAGGAGCTCACTCATAAAAGAATATTGgctatttttaatctctcttgtCACCAAAACTTGCTGAATTGGCATTTCACCATCTGGTGTCTTACAGGGCTCACCTTTCTTTTGTATATATGCATATATGACTTCTATAAGGGTACTAAATCCTTCACTTGCAGGGGATTATACTTAGTGATCTAACAGATCTGTTCCATCTTCAATTTGTATGGTAATCCTATTCACTGGACTTTACTGAGAACAATTATTCCTgccagagaaaaaagaaaaagaaaactcatTCCCTTTTACTGTCCCGCTGCTGtaaaaggaaaagcaaagaagagaataaatatttattttcattctgacTGCAAAACAAAGGAGAGAAAATGTGATTGTTCTTCAGTTTCTTCGAAGAGGGCAAAATCACTTCAGTTACATTTATTAATCAAATAATTAATCAAAAGATTCCCCTCCCACAGTTCCAACAATGCTGACACTATCCCATAATACAATTGTTATCAGCATTGATAGAAATACTATTCTATTTTATCTAGACAAAATTCTTCTGCCGATTCTAAGCCTATCACCAAAATTCTCATTGGGAAAACAAATCAATATCCATCAGAATGGAAGACTATGAGTTTTTATTGGTGGAACTGAGTTACAGAATATCATTTTATAAGTaggaaaaatgactttttcaGCTTTTTATGCAAGAAAATATTGTCATTTACTAAATAAGTGAGTAAATGTAGCAATTATTTTATCTATTTCCCAGTTAACTAAACTTCCAGAGGAGCTGTCTAAACTGACTTGCCTCAGAGAGCTGGATATATCTCACAATGCATTAAAAGAAATTCCAGAAGGCATAGGGGAACTGAAACACTTGGTCAGCTTAACTGCAAATAATAATTACATTAATCAGCTTCCCAGATCTCTTACATCACTGAGTGATCTACAACAACTTAATCTGAGTGGTACGTATCAGGTGCCCCATCCATTACTGAAATGCGAGCATTAAAATATTGAGCCAGCGGAGTCTATTAATAATTAGTTAAGCGAACATGttgagggagagaggaaaatacaACTTCCCATTTTTCACGTATGCTGCAGTATCTTTGGTGTCTTCATACTATAGTCCCTCTCTCAAGTTTAGCATCTCCTTGCATGTCTGTTGCAGGGACCTAACTCTGTGGAATTGCACACGTGATCTGATTTTACCATCCTATGAATGTGATACTATGAAAGGCATGAGACACATGTGAGATGGCAGATATTAAGTATTAATAGTTATGCTAGGTGACTTCCAATCAGTTACAGAGTTgattgttggtttttgtttggtgTGAGAAATTCCTGTTATTTTGTGGATAATATTACTTGTTCCAAACTGAGCTATCCGCCTTTACAATGACAGTATATCATCTTGTGGGGACAAACATTTACTTGAGATTCAACAGTTCTTGCTCACTGAGGCCTGTGTCCACAAGGCACTTAGACCTCAGCCTTAGGGGCTTAAGTCCCGTTTATAGGCACCACTGCGATCCACCAGACTGCTGCTTGGCTGCCACTTAACCTCAATAACATATAGGCTTTTGCAATACAAGTttcctaggtgcctatgtttttGCCTCTGGGCATACATATCACTGCCCCATTCTAGGCATCTGGAACACCTATCTCTCATCTAAGCCCCAGGGCAATCCATGACTATCCTCTGCCTACGTCATGTGCAGGGCCTGAGCTAGTAAGTATTCTCAGAGGCCACTAGATCTACATAAAAcaactgggggtgtgtgtgtaaaggaGGCTTTccctttaacccagtggttagggtattcaGCTTGGGATATGGGACACCAccagttcaagttcctgctctgcctaactcaggctttataAATCACAGTGCTGTTCCCGTGGTTTTCTAGACAACTAAAAGTTCAGTGTCACAATGCCTAagaagtccctttgtggattcaGGCCTAAGTTTCTGGAAGCACTTTGGACTGTCAGAGCTAAAGTCTATGAATAGGACCTATTCTTGGTTGTTTGGGAAGCACTGGTTCTGTTGTTGGTAGAGATTCTCAGCATCTCCCTTGGGGGCAAGTGCTATTGGACTTGGTCTACTAGGGTCTCATCTCAAGAAATCACCTTTTGATGTGACAGTCTCACTAGCTATTGACCTGCCCACAGTCTTCCCTTCATGGAAATATTGACTGAGATGGTAATGGGGCAATGATGGTGGTCACTGGAGTCCTCAGATTTCCTTGTCTTCAGTCAATCAAGTTTTAAGCTTGGGTCTGGGACAGAAACTCTGATGCTGGTGGTCTCCTCCTAATAGTAGAAGAGGAGTCCATCCTAAATCTTTTAGATCTACCTGCTGCCTTTAATACGATTTGCCAAGAGGTGTTGTTGACAAAACTAACTCTTAAgtgtctcttttttttgtttctttgtttgtttaaaaagaggACCCTGAGGGTAGTTTGGGGCAAATTGCTTATTTGCGTCCAGGTTGGTCTCATGTGTAGTACAACAGGATTTACTCTGTCAGCCCTCCTGTACAACTTGTATTTCAGGTCTTTATTAGGGTTATTCAGGAGACACGGTCTACACTGGTTTCAGAATACTGATGATACCCAGCTCTACATCTCCATCTTTTCTGAGCCTCAAACAGTTTCTGTATGAGATTGGATGAGGATAATTCCAGACAAAATTGAAGTAATTGTCAATAGGttatggggaagcaaagaaaagaagtactttggTGCTGCTATTTATAACAGCGTTTCACAATATGGTACCTGTGGAACCTAGGCTGCTCCTTGTTACTCAGTTAACAGCTGTGGACAAAATCAGTTCTTTCCATTTGCACCTGGTGAGATGACTGTAACCATCTCTTTTGGTTGTGGGCTTTCACTAAAGTTTTCCATACGTTTGTCACCTAAAGACCAGGCTATTGTAATGTGCTTTGTGGTACATATTAAGACTATGGGGAAGCTAAAGCTAATGAAGACTGGCTGCACAAATGTAAGTAGAATTTAATCCCATGAATAAGTTACACCTATGCCATGTACTAGACACCTTTGATTTCTGAATGGGTGTTCCTTTTAATTtataaagtagggctgtcgattaatcgcagttaactcacgcgattaactacaaaaaattaattgtgattaaaatattaatcatgattcatcaaaattttaatcgcactgttaaacaataaaataccaattgaaatttattaaatattttggatgtttttctacattttcatatatattgtattctgtgttgtaattgaaatcaaatatttttattacaaatatttgtactgtaaaaatgataagaaatagtatttttcagttcacttcatcCAAGTAATTTAGTGCAAACtttttgtcctgaaagtgcaatttacaaatgtagattttttttgttacataactgcactcaaaaaacaaaacaatgtaaaacttcagagcctacaagtccactcagttctacttcttgttcagccaatcgctaagacaaacaattttatttacatttacaggagataatgctgcattcttcttatttacaatgtcaccagaaagtgagaacaggcatttgcatggcacttttgtagccggcattgcaaagtatttacgttAAAAGGTTTTAAcgctggttaaaaaaataatgtgttaattaaatttgtgactgaactcctgctctgttttacctgcattctgccatatatttcacgttatagcagtctcggatgatgactcagcacatgttgttcctttttaagaacactttcactgcagatttgacaaaacacaaagaagataccaacgtgagatttctaaggataactacacacttgacccaaggtttaagaatctgaagtgccatccaaaatctgagagggacgaggtgtggagcatgctttcagaagtcttaaaagagcaacagtctgatgcagaaactacagaaggtgaaccaccaaaaaagaaaatcaaccttctgctggtagcatctgaatCAGATTCTGAAAATGAATATGGGTCGGTcttctctgctttggatcgttatcgagcagaacccgtcatcagcatggacacatgtcctctggaatcgtggttgaagcatgaagggacatatgaatctttagcgcatctggcatgtaaatatcttgcaatgccggctacaacagtgccctgtgaacgcctgttctcactttcaggtgacattgtaaacaagaagcgggcagcattatctcctgcaaattgtaaccaaacttgtttgtttgagcaattcactgaagtagaactgagtggacttgtaggctctaatgttttacggtgttttattttttgaatacagttactttgtacataattctatatttgtaaattcaacttacataataaagagattgcactacagtacttgtattaggtgaattgaaaaatacaatttcttttgttttttactgtgcaaatatttgtaataaaaataaatataaagtgagtactgtacactttgtattctgtgttgtaattgaaatcagtatatttgaaaatgtagaaaacatccaaaaatatttaaataaatggtattattgtttaacagcatgattaatcacaattaattttatttagttgcgtgattaattttttttaattgcttgacacctctacttatttttaaattgtatttttaattatatctataaaataacttaaaatgtgTACGAAATTAAATGTGGTTCCAAGTCAGATACTAATAGAAATGATGGAGTCAAATGTTATTGAGTCACGTACATGATTGTGATTGGTAAACATAAATGCCAaattaattagaaaaataaaatcatgttattaataaaagaaatattAATCACGTatgttaaaattaagtaaatatgttttagtggagtgaaaaacaattgactGAAATAGAATAGATAATGGCAGTAACACAGAGTGTATGttagagaaagtaagcagattttattatatttatttatctcTACTAAAGATAATGTACATAGTATCAGGCTTGTGTTTCTGATCGCTGTGTTAAGGCTCCAAAACTTATACCTCAAGGcttgggattgggaatatcttgctgtattatctcctgattgttctaaatttacatgtaaacttaaaatatggctttaattgatgtttgtatatatttttctttctttatatactAATTAAATACAGTGCTTTTCTCTactaatttctaagttattatctgcgCAAAAACTCACGTTTTCAGGTGTCTAAGTAGTCCCTGGAATTACGGTTAAAGTTGCCCccacccaaatctgaaatggcacccctgctcctccctgcctgGTTCACATTCCCAGTGTGCAgctgcctcctgcagctgcacATGCTCTGGACAAGGCTGACAACACTTAGGTTTGCAAACTGGCTGGGGCCCAGAAGCTGCACAGACCCAGCATCCATCCACCTTCCTGCCCACTGCCTCCTCCAGGTGCCACTAAGGATGGAGGACAGAGCACAAGGAGTCTGGGTAATGCTTCCTGTAGTACATGTGCTCATTAAACCCTCACTTGCTCTCTAGCACTGAGGCCCCGTGCTCCAGATTGACCACAATGTGAGGTTTTTGTATTATGGCTGAGTCTTCAAATCTTCCAAATATCTACTTTGCCATGTGCAAATGgctaattttaaaatacagtacagtatattCTCTGATTTAAACTAGTTAGCTATTAGTATTATCTAACCAGTATTTTTTCCAGATGCTTgcacttgttgttgttgttgttgttagtattattagtttatttatgtattggcttcattttttttcctattgattttctgtgaataaatgttGCACCAGTGAGCTGCCATAGATGACGTTTAAAACCAtgtctgtatatatttttattctccttttgAGGATAACAGTTAAAACACACATTTAAGtgcatattgtttaaaaaaaataagctcaTAAATACCTTTTAAcgaggtatttacgtgccagatatgctaaacattcgcatGCCCCCTCATACTCAGTCTCTCCCGTTGAAACGGTTCTGCTGTGGATAAATTACAGAAGAGTGATTGGAACAGGGGGACTGGAActaggggtctcccacctctcaggagggtAGTCTGACCACTGAATTACAGAGTGTCTGTCTCACTTGCTCTCTCTAATCCAATGActctttaagtatttatccacagtagaacagtcattgggacagagagaaagagggagagagaatgactctagtCCAGTTGTTAAAACACCCCCTAATTCTGGGCTAAAATTTTTAAGATGGGCATCACCCACTCCTGCGCCCCAAACCCCTtgtctctggccccacccccagccagagccctcacccccctgcaccccaacccccttgcccagcccggagctccctcctgcaccccaaacccctcatccccagatggagccctcacccccccgcatccaccccaaccccagcccagagctctcttgcactccaagcccctcatcccgggccccacccccagagactgcatccccagcccagagcccatactccctcccgcatcccaaccccattccccagcccacTGAGCGATGGTGGGgaagagcgagtgatggagggaggggaggatggaacaagcggggggtggggtcttggaaaaggggcagggcataggcagggcctcagagaagggccggggcaggggtgtttggttttgtg
The Natator depressus isolate rNatDep1 chromosome 2, rNatDep2.hap1, whole genome shotgun sequence DNA segment above includes these coding regions:
- the LRRD1 gene encoding leucine-rich repeat and death domain-containing protein 1; translation: MSENLSTSRKEKNEDEVTAGLNTEGLNKSPQEFSESDARKDSLQSIENLEMAGKSSTRSLEKKDELRIGLNTEGLNEIPHEVTEADASKDILQSFESFQIIEGLSTSMSNEKEDYENIADCRDDGMMVLPQEVFETDSKRETIQSAENLEIDEVFSTSVLPEKKSDEFPADLNAEGLMELSQKISERDVGKDTLCSLENLEVFQKLSTSVLQETGDDEITTDLNAEELNQIPQETVEGDAKRNQLQSEENPEIAEKVSTHILHAGKHEEFMVKLNAKGLREIPQVVFEIQTLKYLHLNNNEIKTLYKNLGNLTNLEILSIEGNGLIALPPEISLLHKLRVLNISHNQLSCLPKELSKLVNIKQLFVSHNNIEEFPAALEGLETLEILDLAVNNLKTLPENMVSMKNLNVLNLDSNQILIFPKVLCYLPNLIKLSISGNLIQGLPKDIKELRRLQVLSVNHNKLIFLPVQLFQLAKLQKLRLDDNKLDVLSDKVENLQELRVLSLANNLFRNISENLCNCTMLERLILRGNQLTHLPNRMHRLKHLRELCISRNQMDNLDEQISRIKDLSIIEASGNALTCIPVEIKNCMQIIKVDLSYNKLPQFPVGLCALVALKILNLSGNYISEIITEISFIENLEHLELSRNKLSSFSEHLCRLTKLIYLDLSENEINSIPKEVSNMKYLQVLLLYHNKFVSFPRELCALNSLQTLDLSENQIQCIPSDICNLQVIKDLNLSNNQLVSFPSEICHLSSLEKLKLCQINGLKLTKLPEELSKLTCLRELDISHNALKEIPEGIGELKHLVSLTANNNYINQLPRSLTSLSDLQQLNLSGNQLICLPSGLQHLQSLKDINFDGNPLIRPPQEVCKGKQLYTIVRYLESADERDGKIFQKILKIISGNVSFENFEFFCQKLQFNNAEIKSLENNRSLALEEKILQALESWKSENQALTPAEMIDQLIRVLTMTGMHYLTNKVKALKLYTQSLKF